GCCGAGCATCCGCTCGATGGCGAGGCAGAAGGCGTGTTCCTGGTTCATCGGCGCGACATAGTCGAGCCGGTCGAAATAGGGGATCGCCTGCAGATAGGTCTTGGTCTCGATCAGCTTCTCGGTGCCGCGATGCAACAGCCCGATATGCGGGTCGCAGCGCTCCACGACCTCGCCGTCGAGCTCCATGACGAGCCGGAGCACGCCGTGGGCCGCCGGATGCTGCGGGCCCCAGTTGAACGTGAAATTGCGGATTTCAGCTTCGGCCATGCTCAGTTCGCCTTGGCTTTCTCATCGCCGGGCAGCACGTAGTCCGTGCCTTCCCAAGGCGAGAGGAAATCGAATTGGCGGAATTCCTGCGCGAGCCGGACCGGCTCGTAGACGACGCGCTTCTCGGCATCGTCGTAGCGCACCTCGACGAAACCCGAGGTCGGGAAGTCCTTGCGCAGCGGATGGCCGTCGAACCCGTAATCGGTCAGGAGGCGGCGGAGATCCGGATGGCCGGTGAACAGCACGCCATAGAGATCGTAGGTCTCGCGCTCGAACCACAGCGCGCCCGGGAACAGGTCCGTAAGCGAAGCGACCGGGGTTGTCTCGTCGGTCTGGATCTTCAGGCGGATGCGCTGGTTCAGCTTGGGCGCCAGGAAGTGGTAGACCACGTCGAAGCGCTTGGCGCGGCCGGGATAGTCGACGCCGCAGATGTCGATGATGTTGTTGAAGCCGCAGGCCGGACTGTCGCGCAGGTAGGTCACGACCTCGATCAGCTTCGAGGCTTCCGCCGTCAGCGTCAGCTCGCCATAGGCGACCACCGCGCCGGTGACAGACCCTGGCAGGGCCTGAACGATGGTGTCGCCGAGAGTGTTGAGCGTCATGGTGTCAGCCCTCACCGCTCGATCGTGCCGGTGCGGCGGATCTTCTTCTGCAGAAGCAGCACGCCGTAGAGCAGCGCCTCAGCGCTCGGCGGGCAGCCCGGCACATAGATGTCGACCGGCACGATGCGGTCGCAGCCGCGCACCACCGCATAGGAATAATGGTAATAGCCGCCGCCATTGGCGCAGGAGCCCATGGAGATGACGTAGCGCGGCTCCGGCATCTGGTCGTAGACCTTGCGCAGAGCAGGCGCCATCTTGTTGGTCAGCGTTCCCGCGACGATCATCACGTCCGACTGGCGCGGGCTGGCGCGCGGCGCGAAACCGAAGCGCTCGACGTCATAGCGCGGCATCGACAGCTGCATCATCTCGACGGCGCAGCATGCGAGACCGAACGTCATCCACATGAGCGAGCCGGTGCGCGCCCAGTTGATCAGGTCATCGGTCGCGGTGACGATGAAGCCCTTGTCCGCCAGTTCGTTGTTGATGCCCGAGAAGAACGGGTCGGACGAGCCCACGGGACGGCCGTCGGGGCCAAGCAGGCCCTTGGGTGCGGGAGCGACGAGCGCGTCGCCACGGTCGATGGCAGTGGCCATGTCAGTACCTCAATCCCACTCGAGGGCGCCCTTCTTCCACTCGTAGACGAAACCGATCGTCAGAACGCCGAGGAAGAGCATCATCGACCAGAAGCCGAAAATCCCGACCTCCTTGAACGCCACCGCCCAGGGGAACAGGAAGGCGACCTCGAGGTCGAAGATGATGAAGAGAATGGCGACCAGGTAGAAGCGCACGTCGAACTTCATGCGCGCGTCGTCGAAAGCGTTGAAGCCGCACTCGTAGGCCGACAGCTTTTCCTTGTCGGGGTTCGAATAGGCGATCGCGAACGGAACGACGAGCAGAACCAGCCCGATGACACCGGCCAGCGCAAGGAAGATCACCAGCGGCAGATAATCATTGAGAAGCGCGTTCAAGGGGCCCATCTCCGCACTCGGCAGCCGCGTGCGACGGTGCGCAAACGACCAGCTTTCGACCGCTGGCTTACTCGCTTGATTGGTGCGGTGCAAGCAGCGGTAACCGTCAGATAGTCTCATTCCCTGGAAAGATTATGAAAAGCCGCCATGCATCAGGAATGCGGCTAATGGCGCGCGCGCCTGGCCCGCCGCAGACAGCCCATGGAACCTGGACGCCAGGCCCGGCGCGCGCTGATTCCCGGCGCCCAACCATCCCGGCCAAACGCAGAAAAGGCTGCCGAAGCAGCCTTTCCGTTGCACGGTAACCTCGTGAGCGTCTGGTTCAGTAGCGGGCCGTGACGGCCGCCCCCTCCCCGCCGAACTTCCAGGTCAGCCCGACCCGGGCCCGGCCGCTGTCGATCTTCGCGGTCAGCGGCGCGACCAGTTCGCGCGACGTGCCGAACTGGTGGATATACTCCGCCCTCAGCGCAAGGTTGGCCGTCAGCATGGTCTCGACGCCGGCGCCGAGTTGCAGGCCGCTGCTCATCCAGCCGGCCGATGCGCCCGGCAGGCTGATATTGACATGCGTCCAGCCATAGCCGGCCGACAGATAGGGCATGACGCTGCCGCCGATCACATAGCCGAGGCGGCCACGCACGCCGGCATTCCAGTCGGAACCGATCGACGCTCCGAAGCCTGCCACGTTGAGCGTCGTGCGAACGGTCGAGATGCCTGCATCCGCCTCGATGCCCGCAACGATGTTGGTCCCGGCGAACTGGTGGTCGTAGCCGCCGAGCACGCCGCCGAACAGACCCTGCGAGCCGATGCCCCGGAAGCTGAACAGGCCGGGCACCGCGAGCGTCGTGTTGCCGAAGCCGTAACCGCCCTGGACGCCCGCATAGAAGCCGGACCAATCGGCGCGGCGGGGCGCGGCGAAGGCCTGGTACTGCTCGGCCGCCCCGAGCCCGAACCGATAGCTGAGGCCGAGCCTGGCCGTGCCCAGCGTCGGCTTGATCGACACGGGGGCGAACTGGCCGATGGAATTGGAATAGGTGTGAATGTACTCGGCGTGCATGAACCAGTTGCCGGCAAGCCGCGTCTCGATGCCGCCTCCGATCTGCCAGCCGGATGTGGTCAGGCCGGCGCTGCCGCCGAAGCCGCTCGCGGTGATATGGCCCTGCGACCAGCCGCCGGTCGCATAGAGCATGGTTTCCGGCGTGATCAGGAAGCCGAGACGGCCGCGAACCGCCCAACGCCGGTCGGCCGAGAGCTTGACG
This region of Phreatobacter aquaticus genomic DNA includes:
- a CDS encoding NADH-quinone oxidoreductase subunit C, giving the protein MTLNTLGDTIVQALPGSVTGAVVAYGELTLTAEASKLIEVVTYLRDSPACGFNNIIDICGVDYPGRAKRFDVVYHFLAPKLNQRIRLKIQTDETTPVASLTDLFPGALWFERETYDLYGVLFTGHPDLRRLLTDYGFDGHPLRKDFPTSGFVEVRYDDAEKRVVYEPVRLAQEFRQFDFLSPWEGTDYVLPGDEKAKAN
- a CDS encoding NADH-quinone oxidoreductase subunit A, with protein sequence MNALLNDYLPLVIFLALAGVIGLVLLVVPFAIAYSNPDKEKLSAYECGFNAFDDARMKFDVRFYLVAILFIIFDLEVAFLFPWAVAFKEVGIFGFWSMMLFLGVLTIGFVYEWKKGALEWD
- a CDS encoding outer membrane protein → MPIAAEVSARGFSWTGVYAGLHAGYGFANTSISVPGIVGFSGLGSNGWQVGGKIGADYQFAQRWVIGGLVEGNLSGIDTVISLAGNSVKLSADRRWAVRGRLGFLITPETMLYATGGWSQGHITASGFGGSAGLTTSGWQIGGGIETRLAGNWFMHAEYIHTYSNSIGQFAPVSIKPTLGTARLGLSYRFGLGAAEQYQAFAAPRRADWSGFYAGVQGGYGFGNTTLAVPGLFSFRGIGSQGLFGGVLGGYDHQFAGTNIVAGIEADAGISTVRTTLNVAGFGASIGSDWNAGVRGRLGYVIGGSVMPYLSAGYGWTHVNISLPGASAGWMSSGLQLGAGVETMLTANLALRAEYIHQFGTSRELVAPLTAKIDSGRARVGLTWKFGGEGAAVTARY
- a CDS encoding NuoB/complex I 20 kDa subunit family protein — translated: MATAIDRGDALVAPAPKGLLGPDGRPVGSSDPFFSGINNELADKGFIVTATDDLINWARTGSLMWMTFGLACCAVEMMQLSMPRYDVERFGFAPRASPRQSDVMIVAGTLTNKMAPALRKVYDQMPEPRYVISMGSCANGGGYYHYSYAVVRGCDRIVPVDIYVPGCPPSAEALLYGVLLLQKKIRRTGTIER